Proteins encoded within one genomic window of Anopheles gambiae chromosome 3, idAnoGambNW_F1_1, whole genome shotgun sequence:
- the LOC1277646 gene encoding protein phosphatase methylesterase 1: protein MSNLQRVMMKSRLPPMCPNPRFPKPSDRGFRRQTDYNPLMWDEFFAEKKDVETKQGKFRVYLSAPSEAGAPLLVLLHGGGFSALSWAHFSSEVTKLIHCQCLAIDIRGHGDTYTEEEDDLSAERLATDVGDVMQAMYGESAPPIILMGHSMGGAICVHAANSFVLPTLIGVVVIDVVEGTALEALASMQSFLRSRPSTFKSIQHAIEWCVRSGQVRNVDSARVSMPGQIINIETKQLATNELPLKVEGSSEEKLEFKHPNAIAEDAESGDTASATAETDPASNAPAAAAAASAVNLRKYAWRIDLSKSEKYWEGWFSGLSQKFLDIHVPKLLLLAGIDNLDRALTVGQMQGKFQLQVLARCGHAVHEDRPHEVAEVLATYLIRNRFAQPTADGQFLKHMPAC from the exons ATGTCCAACTTGCAGCGTGTTATGATGAAGTCCAGACTGCCACCGATGTGTCCGAATCCGCGCTTCCCCAAGCCGAG CGATCGTGGCTTTCGGCGTCAGACGGACTACAATCCACTGATGTGGGATGAGTTCTTCGCAGAAAAGAAGGACGTTGAGACGAAGCAGGGGAAATTCCGGGTGTATCTGTCCGCTCCGTCCGAAGCCGGCGCGCCGCTGCTCGTTCTGCTGCACGGTGGAGGGTTTTCCGCCCTGTCCTGGGCTCATTTCAGC AGTGAAGTAACGAAACTGATCCACTGCCAGTGCCTGGCAATCGACATCCGCGGACACGGCGATACGTACacggaagaagaagacgacCTATCAGCAGAACGGCTAGCCAC AGATGTCGGGGACGTGATGCAAGCGATGTACGGTGAATCCGCCCCGCCAATCATACTGATGGGACACTCGATGGGCGGTGCAATATGCGTGCATGCGGCCAACTCGTTCGTGCTACCGACCCTGATTGGTGTGGTTGTGATCGATGTCGTGGAAGGAACGGCGCTGGAAGCGCTGGCCAGCATGCAGAGTTTCCTCCGATCCCGTCCGAGCACGTTCAAAAGCATCCAGCACGCGATCGAGTGGTGCGTTCGAAGCGGCCAGGTACGAAACGTCGATTCGGCACGCGTCTCTATGCCGGGACAGATTATAAA CATCGAGACAAAACAGCTGGCAACGAACGAGCTGCCCCTTAAAGTGGAAGGCTCGTCGGAGGAAAAGCTTGAATTTAAGCACCCCAATGCCATCGCGGAAGACGCGGAAAGTGGCGATACGGCGAGCGCCACAGCAGAAACCGATCCTGCCAGCAATGcaccggccgccgccgccgccgcctccgccGTCAACCTGCGCAAGTACGCCTGGCGCATCGATCTCTCCAAGTCGGAAAAGTACTGGGAGGGATGGTTTTCGGGGCTGAGCCAAAAGTTCCTGGACATACACGTGcccaagctgctgctgctggccggcaTCGACAATCTCGATCGTGCGCTAACGGTCGGCCAGATGCAGGGCAAGTTTCAGCTGCAGGTGCTGGCCCGCTGTGGCCACGCCGTGCACGAGGATCGGCCGCACGAGGTGGCCGAAGTGTTGGCGACGTACTTGATACGGAATCGTTTCGCGCAACCGACAGCGGACGGACAGTTCCTGAAGCATATGCCGGCGTGTTAA
- the LOC1277644 gene encoding UPF0193 protein EVG1 homolog: MADWPSPRVAQGGLFHTPKARYTKETQDLIKVLMEEAKLTILQRNKINYHLRNGEPLPVPKEPKFEQEYSNFLPMAIPRKNIKKRSLNTIIESGAFDVEKYVPHKPKEPIEKLKLKLQEQMSGIKIFPDDGRRRRVVRSKSEGCMDFVPPDRASELLEEINERVQWLEEMEALGEGKKHRATIQLQIAEKLNELKRLDRAKSQENEI, encoded by the exons ATGGCGGACTGGCCCAGCCCGAGGGTGGCCCAGGGTGGCCTGTTTCATACGCCCAAAGCACGCTACACGAAGGAAACTCAAGATTTGATAAAAG TTTTGATGGAAGAAGCAAAATTGACGATTCTGCAGCGCAACAAAATTAACTACCATCTGCGAAATGGCGAACCATTGCCGGTGCCGAAGGAGCCGAAGTTTGAGCAGGAGTACAGTAACTTTCTCCCGATGGCCATACCGCGGAAGAACATTAAGAAACGTTCACTGAACACCATCATCGAGAGTGGTGCGTTCGATGTGGAAAAGTACGTGCCGCACAAACCGAAGGAACCGATCGAAAAGCTGAAGCTCAAGCTGCAGGAGCAGATGAGCGGTATTAAGATCTTTCCGGACGATGGCCGCCGTCGGCGGGTGGTGCGTAGCAAGAGTGAAggatgcatggactttgtgcCGCCCGATCGGGCAAGTGAAT TGCTCGAGGAAATCAACGAACGCGTCCAGTGGCTGGAAGAGATGGAGGCACTGGGCGAGGGGAAGAAGCATCGCGCCACTATCCAGCTGCAGATTGCGGAGAAGCTCAACGAACTCAAGCGACTCGATCGGGCCAAATCGCAGGAAAACGAAATTTAA
- the LOC1277647 gene encoding carcinine transporter yields the protein MGRAERATMNGRRSSSNTTKPPLEPQMEVKEEDEAEDGGEEPEVLESEKMLAEEPFDLDELLPVIGEFGRYQKLLLWLICLPACIPCGFCAFNQLFMTDVPEEYWCRVPELANFTAEERKLYSIPLVEHDGVESYSKCSRYAVDWKEILNYSDASGEPLAPNSSWPTEPCREGWEYNTTVVQSSIVIDFNLVCDYDIYPTLGLVALNTGGPVGVYLFGLLNDRLGRRISYFSCLATLLVGSFITAASSSFWMWAFSRVIVGLTIPAVYQIPFIIALELVGPNYRSFVTVMTCTFYTFGIMMLAGVTYLIRDWVLLTLYTSVPFLLYFLYLLVMPESPRWLLMKGKLEQALLILEKMARVNGKQLPDSFRKRLQQRVLAEKSRTTKRTEATIGAFDLCKTPNMRLKTILITLNWFANETVYLGLSYYGPSLGENQYLSFFLSSLVEIPSYIICWIIMDRWGRRWPMCLLMILSGISCIVTVVLTEDAVTETLILYLLSKSMISASFLIIYPFAGELYPTQVRGVGIGTSSYIGGLGLIVIPFITYLGKENLRLPLVIMGCVSVLGGFTGLRLPETLHHRLPQTLEEGELFGQDWTFDECFRCIPSKKSPTSSYENLSHDPSDAALELNAGVPINAGPLATGSGSCSTERTPLELARIRRQSMKRLVRQASTMDTQKTKDGAMQLTYWF from the exons ATGGGGCGTGCAGAACGGGCAACCATGAATGGaagaaggagcagcagcaatacGACAAAACCACCCTTAGAACCACAGATGGAGGtgaaggaggaggacgaggcgGAGGATGGTGGCGAGGAGCCGGAGGTACTGGAGAGCGAGAAGATGCTGGCAGAG GAACCGTTCGATTTGGATGAGCTACTGCCGGTGATTGGCGAGTTTGGACGGTATCAGAAGCTGCTACTCTGGCTAATATGTCTCCCAGCCTGCATACCCTGCGGGTTCTGTGCCTTCAATCAACTGTTCATGACGGATGTGCCGGAGGAGTACTGGTGCCGGGTGCCGGAGCTCGCCAACTTCACCGCCGAGGAGCGCAAACTCTACTCCATACCGCTGGTGGAG CATGACGGGGTGGAAAGTTACAGCAAATGCTCCCGCTACGCAGTGGACTGGAAGGAGATACTGAACTACAGTGACGCGAGCGGGGAACCGCTCGCACCGAACAGCTCCTGGCCGACGGAACCGTGCCGGGAGGGATGGGAATACAACACCACCGTGGTGCAGTCGTCGATCGTGATCGAT TTTAATCTCGTGTGCGATTACGACATCTATCCAACGCTTGGGCTCGTCGCACTCAACACCGGCGGTCCGGTCGGCGTGTACCTGTTCGGGCTGCTGAACGATCGACTCGGCCGCCGGATATCGTACTTCTCCTGTCTGGCCACGCTGCTCGTCGGCAGCTTTATCAccgccgccagcagcagcttctggATGTGGGCCTTCAGCCGGGTGATCGTGGGCCTTACCATACCGGCCGTCTACCAGATCCCGTTCATCATTGCGCTCGAGCTGGTGGGGCCCAACTACCGCTCGTTCGTCACCGTGATGACCTGTACGTTCTACACGTTCGGCATTATGATGCTGGCGGGCGTTACCTATCTGATACGGGATTGGGTCCTGCTGACGCTTTACACTTCCGTGCCGTTTCTGCTCTACTTTCTGTATCTGCTGGTAATGCCTGAATCGCCCCGGTGGTTGCTGATGAAGGGTAAGCTGGAGCAGGCGCTACTGATACTGGAGAAGATGGCACGTGTCAATGGGAAGCAGTTGCCGGATAGCTTCCGGAAGCGATTGCAGCAGCGCGTGCTGGCGGAGAAGAGCCGCACGACCAAACGGACGGAAGCCACGATCGGTGCGTTTGATCTGTGCAAAACGCCCAACATGAGACTGAAGACGATACTGATCACGCTGAACTGGTTCGCCAATGAGACGGTATATCTCGGGTTGAGCTATTACGGGCCGTCGCTTGGGGAGAATCAGTACCTCAGCTTCTTTCTGTCCTCGCTGGTGGAGATACCGAGCTACATCATCTGCTGGATCATCATGGATCGGTGGGGTCGTCGGTGGCCAATGTGTTTGCTGATGATACTGAG TGGAATTAGCTGTATAGTGACTGTCGTATTGACGGAGGATGCCGTAACGGAGACTCTCATTCTGTATCTACTCTCAAAGTCGATGATATCGGCCTCCTTCCTGATCATTTACCCATTCGCTGGGGAACTCTACCCGACGCAGGTGCGAGGTGTTGGCATTGGGACGTCCAGCTACATCGGAGGATTGGGTCTTATCGTCATCCCATTCATTACATACTTG GGCAAAGAGAACCTCCGCCTACCGCTCGTCATAATGGGCTGCGTGTCCGTGCTCGGTGGCTTCACCGGCCTCCGCCTCCCGGAAACCCTGCACCACCGACTCCCGCAAACGCTCGAGGAGGGCGAACTGTTCGGCCAGGACTGGACGTTCGACGAGTGTTTCcgctgcataccgagcaaaaAGTCCCCGACCAGCTCGTACGAGAACCTGTCGCACGATCCGTCCGACGCGGCGCTCGAGCTGAACGCGGGCGTCCCCATCAATGCGGGCCCCCTAGCGACCGGGTCCGGTTCCTGCTCGACCGAGCGGACACCGCTCGAGCTCGCCCGAATAAGGCGCCAGTCGATGAAGCGACTCGTACGGCAGGCCAGCACGATGGACACGCAAAAGACGAAGGACGGTGCTATGCAGCTGACCTATTGGTTTTAA
- the LOC1277643 gene encoding signal recognition particle 14 kDa protein, with the protein MVLLTNEEFLSKLTLLAQSARKDSSFTVTIKRYDGHDRPKPREGKPPLPTPAEYSCLIRARSGAKKLSTVVKRDEVAKFMESYSKVLKSSMDGLKKVKKVKNKAKAAQG; encoded by the exons ATGGTTCTTTTAACTAATGAAGAG TTCCTGTCGAAGCTTACCCTGCTAGCACAATCAGCCCGAAAAGATTCCTCCTTCACAGTCACAATAAAACGAT ACGATGGGCACGACCGGCCAAAGCCGCGGGAAGGAAAGCCACCCCTGCCGACACCCGCCGAGTACAGCTGCCTGATCCGGGCCCGGTCCGGTGCGAAGAAGCTCTCGACCGTGGTGAAGCGGGACGAGGTGGCCAAGTTCATGGAATCGTACTCGAAGGTGCTAAAGTCCAGCATGGACGGGCTGAAGAAGGtgaagaaagtgaaaaacaaaGCCAAGGCGGCCCAGGGATAG
- the LOC1277645 gene encoding GTP-binding protein 10 homolog yields the protein MVFIQNYLLKSVNKPIRNYLKSRFLDTLRITAKGGHGGNGLPKYGGVGGQGGAVYFVAKEGKSLRDVVKKYPNKRVVAGNGEESSKARILGRRGTDQKVEVPVGIRVLEQETGLLCELDEEGKTFLASGGGSGGCSGNSFLGKPGQLRTLTLDLKLIADVGLVGFPNAGKSTLVKAISNASPKIASYPFTTIRPQIATIEYEDYRQITIADLPGLIEGAHANFGMGHKFLKHVERTRLLLIMVDVFGFQLSQQHQKRNCLETVYALNKELELYDKTLLDKPCALIINKMDKEGAVEEICKYEQYFHSLEDGLKMCPEELVPSKLLSIDAVIPISAKSMKEIEKVKQEVRTILDLKAEEKLQEESSLDRNEQLQLKLRERGPKVV from the exons atggtttttattcaaaattatctGTTAAAATCGGTCAACAAG CCAATCCGTAACTACCTAAAGAGCCGGTTCCTGGACACACTGCGGATAACGGCGAAGGGTGGCCACGGGGGAAACGGACTGCCCAAGTACGGCGGTGTCGGCGGGCAGGGCGGTGCGGTCTATTTCGTCGCCAAGGAGGGGAAATCGCTGCGCGATGTGGTAAAGAAGTATCCGAACAAGCGTGTCGTCGCCGGCAATGGGGAGGAAAGCTCGAAGGCCCGAATACTCGGCCGGAGGGGTACGGACCAAAAGGTGGAGGTGCCGGTCGGAATACGGGTGTTGGAGCAGGAGACGGGGCTGCTTTGCGAGTTGGATGAGGAAGGTAAAACCTTTCTAGCGTCCGGTGGTGGAAGTGGCGGATGCTCGGGCAACTCCTTCCTCGGTAAACCCGGACAACTGCGTACGCTCACGCTGGACCTGAAGCTGATCGCAGACGTGGGGTTGGTGGGATTTCCTAACGCGGGCAAAAGTACACTCGTAAAAGCGATCTCGAATGCATCCCCGAAGATTGCATCCTATCCAT TTACAACGATACGACCGCAAATTGCAACGATAGAGTACGAAGACTACCGGCAAATAACGATAGCCGATCTGCCCGGATTGATCGAGGGAGCGCATGCCAACTTTGGCATGGGTCACAAGTTCCTGAAACACGTGGAACGAacccggctgctgctgatcatGGTGGACGTGTTTGGGTTTCAGCTAAGCCAGCAGCACCAGAAACGGAACTGCCTAGAGACGGTGTACGCGCTGAACAAGGAGCTGGAGCTGTACGACAAAACGCTGCTCGATAAACCGTGCGCACTGATCATCAACAAGATGGATAAGGAAGGCGCCGTGGAAGAGATTTGCAAATATGAACAATATTTCCACTCGCTGGAGG ATGGTCTTAAAATGTGTCCCGAAGAGTTGGTACCCTCCAAGCTGCTCTCAATCGACGCGGTGATACCAATATCCGCTAAAAGCATGAAGGAAATTGAAAAGGTGAAGCAAGAAGTGCGAACCATACTCGATTTGAAGGCCGAAGAAAAGCTGCAGGAAGAATCTTCGCTCGATAGGAACGAACAGTTGCAGCTGAAGCTAAGAGAACGAGGCCCCAAAGTTGTATGA